A stretch of Candidatus Nanogingivalaceae bacterium DNA encodes these proteins:
- a CDS encoding AAA family ATPase, with translation MMKVISITNQKGGVGKTTSAINIAYYIAKRGFRTLLVDFDPQGNATSGLGIDKNELEFTMADVISGEKELKDIIIKTNFSKLSIAPSTPVLANAEVELASVKGRFSRLKDALKTVEADFDYIILDSPPSLSLLTVNGFIASDYLILPVQAEFYAMEGLGQLLESMKLVKKGMNPNLELLGVLPTMVDARTTLGNQVLEEIKKFFPDKIFSNAIPRNIRLAEAPSHGVPIGVYDRFSKGSRAYKAVAKEVIQRIERGK, from the coding sequence ATTATGAAGGTGATTTCGATAACCAATCAAAAGGGAGGGGTTGGTAAAACTACCAGCGCTATTAATATTGCTTACTATATTGCCAAGCGTGGTTTTCGAACACTTCTAGTTGACTTTGACCCGCAAGGAAATGCAACTAGTGGTCTCGGTATAGATAAAAATGAGCTTGAATTTACTATGGCAGATGTAATTTCTGGCGAAAAAGAATTAAAAGATATTATTATTAAAACTAATTTTTCGAAATTAAGCATTGCGCCCAGTACACCTGTTTTAGCTAATGCCGAGGTTGAGCTTGCATCGGTTAAGGGTCGTTTTTCACGGTTAAAAGATGCTCTAAAAACTGTTGAAGCTGATTTTGATTATATTATTTTAGATTCACCACCAAGTTTAAGTTTACTCACAGTTAACGGCTTTATTGCTAGTGATTACTTAATTTTACCTGTTCAGGCTGAGTTTTACGCAATGGAAGGCCTTGGGCAGTTGTTGGAAAGTATGAAGCTCGTAAAGAAGGGGATGAATCCAAATCTTGAGCTTTTAGGTGTTTTGCCAACAATGGTTGATGCAAGAACCACTTTAGGAAACCAAGTTCTTGAAGAGATTAAAAAATTCTTTCCAGATAAGATTTTTTCAAATGCGATACCTCGGAATATTCGCCTAGCTGAAGCGCCAAGCCATGGTGTGCCAATTGGTGTTTACGATAGGTTTAGTAAAGGTTCGCGTGCATATAAAGCTGTTGCGAAAGAAGTCATTCAACGCATAGAAAGGGGTAAATAA
- the lepB gene encoding signal peptidase I: MKSNFWQRHPWAADTFGIFIFIVCVTLGTILINTFIFQSFTVVGSSMDPTFADGDKVIISRLQTTWANLTNTKFTPKRGEVIVFENPQYIEGMRDQYIIKRVIAFAGEKVKVENGKLTVYNKNHPNGFNPDDNFNHEPKSYTSHDGEWTVPENEIFVSGDNREGNNSYDSRSGLGTVPLYKIVGPVAFRIFPFNKIRNFEYKQV, from the coding sequence ATGAAGAGTAATTTTTGGCAACGGCATCCTTGGGCAGCCGACACTTTTGGGATTTTTATTTTTATAGTTTGCGTGACTTTAGGAACTATTTTAATCAACACTTTTATTTTTCAAAGCTTTACGGTAGTAGGTTCAAGTATGGATCCGACTTTTGCCGACGGAGATAAAGTGATTATTAGTCGCCTTCAGACAACCTGGGCAAACCTTACAAATACAAAATTCACACCAAAGCGTGGTGAAGTTATTGTTTTCGAAAATCCACAATATATTGAAGGGATGCGAGATCAATACATTATTAAACGCGTGATTGCCTTTGCTGGAGAAAAAGTTAAAGTTGAAAATGGTAAGTTAACAGTTTATAATAAAAACCATCCAAACGGCTTCAATCCAGATGACAATTTCAACCATGAACCAAAAAGTTATACAAGTCACGACGGTGAATGGACTGTTCCAGAAAATGAAATATTCGTTTCTGGCGATAACCGTGAAGGTAATAATTCTTACGATTCAAGGAGTGGCCTTGGTACAGTTCCCTTGTATAAAATTGTTGGACCTGTCGCCTTTCGAATTTTCCCATTTAACAAAATTAGAAATTTCGAATATAAACAAGTCTAA
- a CDS encoding DUF11 domain-containing protein produces the protein MLIKNKVQNLGVAVIATLVGAAFFGSTAFAYGPERQTFTAENPADHVTFNSITNNPTVGDERNFVRVRQVGSAQFVDSVDIVPGQEYEVYVYYHNNAKSSLNSKENNYRGIALDAKLRTILPSKIAKGGTERVIAEITASNARPQKVWDESTLRSPSREVALRYIQGSAKITTKGSINGQAIYGESLLGSGVKLGFDGLNGILPGCDHYSGYITYRFKADYPDFETTKTVSKAGANSFAKSQTVGINDEVEFKVTYKNTGTTLQSNVNIKDILPAGMTLVPGTTRITTPSDQTGKTLNDDISKAGINIGNYSAGGSATVVFRVKIDSSKLICGANTFTNTAQAITQNGGKSDSAKVVVQKNCTPQEKKEYCEIPGKGNLKKDDVNCSDKCKIPGLQHLSANDANCAEVPTELPHTGPAEAAMMVIAIMAITGAVAYWFRSREEMKKATAGLATKANDIVDHKATKTEAKKSEKVEKK, from the coding sequence ATGTTAATTAAAAATAAAGTACAAAATTTGGGGGTTGCAGTAATTGCAACCCTCGTCGGGGCAGCATTTTTTGGTTCAACAGCATTTGCTTATGGGCCAGAACGGCAAACTTTTACTGCCGAAAACCCTGCAGATCATGTGACATTTAACTCTATCACAAACAACCCAACAGTTGGTGATGAACGAAATTTCGTTCGAGTTCGCCAAGTTGGTAGCGCACAATTTGTTGACAGTGTTGATATTGTTCCTGGTCAAGAATATGAAGTTTATGTCTATTACCATAATAATGCAAAAAGTTCTTTAAATTCAAAAGAAAATAATTATCGCGGTATTGCACTAGATGCAAAACTTCGAACAATTCTACCTTCAAAAATTGCTAAAGGTGGAACAGAACGAGTTATTGCAGAAATTACTGCAAGTAATGCACGACCACAAAAAGTTTGGGATGAATCTACATTGCGATCACCTTCGCGAGAAGTTGCGTTGCGATATATCCAAGGTTCAGCCAAAATCACAACAAAAGGAAGCATTAATGGTCAAGCTATTTACGGTGAAAGTCTTCTAGGCAGCGGCGTAAAACTTGGTTTTGATGGTCTAAACGGTATCCTTCCTGGATGTGATCACTACTCAGGTTATATCACATATCGATTTAAAGCGGACTATCCTGATTTTGAAACAACTAAAACTGTTTCAAAAGCTGGTGCAAATTCATTTGCAAAAAGCCAAACTGTAGGTATTAATGACGAAGTTGAATTCAAAGTTACTTACAAAAACACTGGAACAACCCTTCAAAGTAATGTTAATATTAAAGATATTCTTCCAGCAGGTATGACACTTGTTCCTGGAACAACTCGAATTACAACTCCATCAGACCAAACTGGTAAAACTTTAAACGATGATATTTCAAAGGCTGGAATTAATATCGGAAATTACTCAGCTGGTGGTTCAGCAACGGTAGTGTTCCGCGTAAAAATTGATTCTTCAAAATTAATTTGTGGAGCTAACACTTTCACAAATACCGCACAAGCGATTACTCAAAATGGTGGAAAATCTGATTCTGCGAAAGTAGTTGTTCAAAAGAATTGTACACCACAAGAGAAAAAAGAATATTGTGAAATTCCTGGAAAAGGTAATTTGAAGAAAGATGATGTAAACTGTAGCGATAAATGTAAAATCCCTGGTCTTCAACATCTTTCAGCTAACGACGCGAACTGTGCTGAAGTTCCAACAGAGCTTCCACACACTGGTCCTGCTGAAGCTGCAATGATGGTAATTGCGATTATGGCAATCACAGGTGCTGTAGCATACTGGTTCCGAAGTCGTGAAGAGATGAAAAAAGCGACTGCAGGTCTTGCAACAAAAGCAAACGACATCGTTGATCACAAAGCAACAAAAACTGAAGCTAAAAAATCTGAAAAAGTAGAGAAAAAATAG
- the rplU gene encoding 50S ribosomal protein L21: MKKAVIKVGGKQFIVSEKETLLVDLLPQGTKELKLDALMLIDGDKVEVGTPFVKGVKVSAKVVDELVKGEKIRVIRYKAKKRVHKENGHRQKYTKIEITSIK, encoded by the coding sequence ATGAAAAAAGCAGTCATAAAAGTTGGCGGTAAACAATTTATCGTTAGCGAAAAAGAGACCCTTCTGGTGGACCTCCTCCCGCAAGGAACAAAAGAGCTCAAACTTGACGCTTTGATGCTTATTGATGGCGACAAAGTGGAAGTTGGAACTCCTTTTGTGAAAGGCGTGAAAGTTTCCGCTAAAGTTGTTGACGAACTTGTTAAGGGCGAAAAAATCCGTGTGATTCGCTACAAAGCTAAAAAACGCGTTCACAAAGAAAACGGACATCGTCAAAAATATACTAAAATCGAAATTACTTCGATTAAATAA
- a CDS encoding ParB/RepB/Spo0J family partition protein — MAKKGLGRGFSSLIPTEMLVDEKLDSELGLGQVDGELKEIKVSDISPDPEQPRKYFNDEKLKELASSIEIHGVLQPIVVVRKDSKFLIVAGERRYRASKIAGLKKIPAIVREFSDQKRLELSLIENIQRDNLNVLETAEAYAKLREQFNLTAKQIGERVGGRSESAILNTLRLLKLPKIVKDCILAGKIKEGQARPLLKIDEKTIEKILPKIIEENWSSRKIEQFLVNYKKQNEGDKKSESKKMNSNPFEKTVQHISKRLSAPVDIKTSARGSGKIVIKFKTEEELKRLEEILSK; from the coding sequence ATGGCGAAAAAAGGTCTTGGCCGAGGTTTTTCTTCACTTATTCCTACAGAAATGCTCGTTGATGAAAAACTTGACTCAGAACTAGGTTTGGGGCAAGTTGATGGTGAATTGAAAGAAATTAAAGTAAGTGATATTTCACCAGATCCAGAGCAACCTCGTAAATATTTTAACGACGAAAAGCTTAAGGAGTTAGCTAGCTCCATTGAAATTCATGGTGTTTTGCAGCCGATTGTGGTTGTTCGAAAAGATTCAAAATTTTTAATTGTTGCTGGTGAGAGGCGATATCGTGCTTCAAAGATTGCTGGCCTGAAGAAAATTCCAGCAATAGTTCGTGAATTTTCAGACCAGAAACGATTAGAGCTTAGCTTGATTGAAAACATTCAACGTGATAATTTGAACGTTCTTGAAACGGCTGAAGCATATGCGAAACTTCGTGAACAATTTAATTTAACAGCTAAGCAAATTGGCGAAAGGGTTGGTGGAAGAAGCGAAAGTGCCATTCTGAACACTCTTCGATTATTAAAACTTCCAAAAATCGTAAAAGATTGTATTTTGGCGGGAAAAATAAAAGAAGGACAAGCTCGACCACTACTTAAGATTGATGAAAAAACAATAGAGAAAATCCTTCCAAAGATTATTGAAGAAAATTGGAGTTCTCGTAAAATTGAACAATTTTTGGTAAATTACAAGAAGCAGAATGAAGGTGATAAAAAATCTGAATCTAAAAAAATGAACAGCAATCCTTTCGAAAAAACCGTTCAACATATTTCAAAACGATTGAGCGCTCCAGTAGATATTAAAACTTCAGCGCGTGGTTCTGGTAAAATTGTAATTAAATTTAAAACTGAAGAAGAACTCAAAAGACTTGAAGAAATTCTTTCAAAATAA